The genomic segment TGCCGCCGATTATTTTGGATTTGGGTAAACCCCCTGGCGATCCGATGAGATAAAAATTCGAGCCGGTCGCGGGCGGGGCCCCAAACGGCGGCGGAACCCCCCAGCAGCCGGTCCCCTGTGAAATACAACGCTTGCCGGCTGGAACCGCGTCTGCGCGCCAACGGGCGGCCACCGGCAAGTGAAGACGACCCGAAATCGGATGAAACTCAGCCTACCCTTTAAAATCTCCCTTTTCTATGCCGGCTGCGGAAGCCTCTGGATGCTTCTAGCCGACCGGACCCTGGCGGCCCTTTCCATCCCCGCGGCGGCTGCTTTGCAAAAATACCAGGGCTGGGTGTTTGTTCTGCTGACCACCCTGGCCCTGTGGGCCTTCGCCCGGCGCCAGGTGGCGGGGCGGCTGCGGGGGGAGGCCGCCCACCGTGAAACCGAACGGCAGCTGGCCTCCTTCGCGGGCGCCGCCAGCGACGGCTTTCTGTTGCTGGATGAAAACCTCACCATACTGTTTGCCAACCCGGCCGCCGAGAAAATGAACCGCATGGGCCGTCCCCTGGTGGGCATGCAACTGGCCGATCTGTCGCCCAGCGCCGTGTCCCAGGGACGCATCGACCAGTACCGCCAAACGCTTCGCTCGGGAAACCCGGTGAGCTTCGAGGACGTCAGCGTGGAGTTGCCCTCCGGCAGCCACCACCTCGCCATCAGCGCCTTCAAGACCAGCGAGGGCATCGGCTTGATCCTGCGGGACATCACCGCCCAAAAACAGAACGCCATGGAGCTCAAACGCCAGAAAACATTCCTGGTCAAAATCCTCGAAAGCATCCAGGGCGGCATCAGCGTCATCGACCGGGACCTCTCGATTGTGATGACCAACCAGGTCATGCAGCGCTGGAGCGCGGACTGCGCCCCCATGGTGGGCCGCAAATGCCACGAGTGCTATCCCGCAGACGCCCGGGCCTGCGATCCGTGCCCGGCCCGGCGCTGTTTCCAAACCGGCCGCAGCGAGCGGCAAATCAAGCCGGCTCCTCCCGGGCTGGGGGCGGAATGGATCGAGGTCTTCTGCTACCCGATCCAGGACGAAACCAGCGGCGAGATCACCGGCGCCGTCAAATTCGTTCGCGACATCAGCGAACAGGTCAAAACCGAACGGATGTTGCGCAACTACGAGAAGATGGTGATGGCCTCCAACGATCACCTCGCCATGGTGGACCGCCATTACCTTTTTCAGGCCGCTAACCCCACCCTGGCCAGTTTTTTGGAGATCCCCCGGGAGGCCCTGGTCGGCGCCTCGGTCCCCGCCATTTTCGGCCCCTCGTTTTTTGAACAGCGCCTGAAGGCGGACGTCGACCGCTGCCTGAACGGCGAGGAAATTCGCCACAAAGGTTGGTTTGCCTCCAAAACATCCGGCAAGCGCCTGATGGACATCGCTTTTTATCCGATATTAGAGCACGGCGGCCAGGTCCAGGGAATGGCGGTGATCGCCCGCGACATCACCGAGATCAAGCGCCTGGAGGAACAGTTCATCGAAGCCCAGAAGCTGGAGGCCATCGGCACCCTGGCAGGCGGCATCGCCCACGATTTCAACAATCTCCTGATGGGCATTCTGGGCCACACATCCCTTCTGCTGGCCACCGCGGATATGGCCGCCGGGGCCGCGGCACACCTCAAGGCCATCGAGGAATGCACCCGCAGCGCCTCGCACCTCACTACCCAGCTGCTGGGCTTCGCCCGGGGCGGCAAATACGAGGTCAAGACCACCGACCTGGCCCAGCTGATCCAGTCCGAGAGCGCCCTTTTCGCCCGCACCCGCCGCGAAATCCGGGTGGAAACGGTCTGCAGCCCGGACCTGCGGCCAGTGGAGGGCGACCGCAACCAGATCGCCCAGGTGCTGCTCAACCTTTTCGTCAACGCCTGGCAGGCTATGCCCGCGGGCGGCAGCCTGCAGATCAGCGCCGACAACGTCGTGGTGGATGCCCCAAAGGCCCGGGCCTGCGAGGTCGCCCCGGGCCCCTATGTGCGGGTGGCCGTCCGTGATACCGGCGTGGGGATGAACGCCGAAACCCGCCAGCGGATATTCGAGCCTTTTTTCACCACCCGCCGCCGCGACCGGGGCACCGGGCTGGGGCTAGCCGCGGTTTACGGCATCGTGCGCAACCACAAGGGGTTCATCACCGTCAGCAGCCTGCCCAACAAGGGAACCACTTTTGAAATTCTCCTGCCGGCCTCAGACCCCGCGCCGGCCCCGCCGGAGGCGCCACCCTGCCAGGACCCCGGGATCGGCAGCGGCCGCGGCAACGTGCTGCTGGTGGACGACGAGGAAATGATCCTCACGGTGGGCAAGGCCATGCTGGAGAAATTGGGCTATAGCGTCCAGACCGCGCTTTCGGGGCAGGAGGCTTTGGCGGTTTACGACCAGCAAAAAGAGGCACTGGACCTGGTCATCCTGGACATGATCATGCCCGATGCGGGCGGCGATGAGACTTTTGACCGACTGCGGGTCATCAATCCGGCAGTACGGGTGCTGCTCTCCAGCGGCTTCAGCCTCGAGGGCAAGGCCAGCCAAATCATGGCGCGCGGCTGCAACGGTTTCATTCAGAAGCCTTTCTCACTGAACGCACTCTCCCAGAAAATCCGGGAAGTCATGACGGCCTGACGGCGGCCGGTTCTGCGGTCCGAAACCCAGCAGGGCGGAAGCGGTCCGGGAAAAAATAGAATTTTTAGGCCTCAGCCCCGGCGCCCGCTCCCCCCGGCCAAATCTCCGACTGCCGCCTCTGACAGGGGCAAATGGCATTAAAAAAAGAAGGTTAAGACGGTTTCGCCCCTGCTGCGCTGCCCGATGGGGCAGCGCGGCGGCGACCTTTCGCACCCAGCACCGGGTCCCGCCAGCGGTTCCAAAGAAAAAAACCCTTGCCCCAATCCCAATCGTGCCGGATAATAATCTTAGACGTGCAAGAAGCGGCGACGCCCATCGGCGGGAGTTGCGCCTGCCCAGCCGCCCGAACCCCAACAGTTGGTAACACGCGCGGCGCCACCCCCGGCACTGCTGGAAAAATTCGCTTTTCAGTCGCGGCCAGAGGCGGTCCGCTTGTCCATCCGCCGGAGATCCCGTGGAAACAACCTGCCAGTGGAAGCATTAGAAAAGCAGGCCTGAACAGACCCATTTTGAAG from the Desulfobacteraceae bacterium genome contains:
- a CDS encoding PAS domain-containing protein, giving the protein MKLSLPFKISLFYAGCGSLWMLLADRTLAALSIPAAAALQKYQGWVFVLLTTLALWAFARRQVAGRLRGEAAHRETERQLASFAGAASDGFLLLDENLTILFANPAAEKMNRMGRPLVGMQLADLSPSAVSQGRIDQYRQTLRSGNPVSFEDVSVELPSGSHHLAISAFKTSEGIGLILRDITAQKQNAMELKRQKTFLVKILESIQGGISVIDRDLSIVMTNQVMQRWSADCAPMVGRKCHECYPADARACDPCPARRCFQTGRSERQIKPAPPGLGAEWIEVFCYPIQDETSGEITGAVKFVRDISEQVKTERMLRNYEKMVMASNDHLAMVDRHYLFQAANPTLASFLEIPREALVGASVPAIFGPSFFEQRLKADVDRCLNGEEIRHKGWFASKTSGKRLMDIAFYPILEHGGQVQGMAVIARDITEIKRLEEQFIEAQKLEAIGTLAGGIAHDFNNLLMGILGHTSLLLATADMAAGAAAHLKAIEECTRSASHLTTQLLGFARGGKYEVKTTDLAQLIQSESALFARTRREIRVETVCSPDLRPVEGDRNQIAQVLLNLFVNAWQAMPAGGSLQISADNVVVDAPKARACEVAPGPYVRVAVRDTGVGMNAETRQRIFEPFFTTRRRDRGTGLGLAAVYGIVRNHKGFITVSSLPNKGTTFEILLPASDPAPAPPEAPPCQDPGIGSGRGNVLLVDDEEMILTVGKAMLEKLGYSVQTALSGQEALAVYDQQKEALDLVILDMIMPDAGGDETFDRLRVINPAVRVLLSSGFSLEGKASQIMARGCNGFIQKPFSLNALSQKIREVMTA